Genomic window (Pseudomonas sp. MM211):
GGATTACAAATGGGGCAGCAATCAGGTGTTTTCCGTGGCGCACAACAAGATGTTCGCCATCGTCGACTTTCTCGGTGACAACCTGGCCTTCAAGGTGGATGACGCGCTGTTTCTCGGTTTCACCGACCGCCCAGGCGTTCGCCCCGCACCTTACCTGGCCCGTGCTCACTGGATCAGCATGAACGGCAGCCAACAACCCATGGGGGACGTAGAGCTGCGTGAGTTGCTGACCCGCTCTCACCAGCTGGTTGTGCGGCGCCTGCCCAAGAAGCAGCAGGTCGGCTTGCTGCTCGATCTATAGCAGGCCGCCCAGCCTGCCACTGGTATAAGCTCCGGCCAACAACACCTGGTCAGCCCAGAACAGCTGGTGCAGCACCACGATGATCCAGAACAGCAGCTGGTAAGAAAGTTTGCGCGTCTTGTGCCTGAACGCTTGCTGCGCCAGCAGAGCACCGGGCCAGCCGCCTGCCAGCTCGACCAGATGCAGGGTGTTTTCCGCAATACGCTGACGGCCACGCTGGGCGCTGCTCTTGTCGCTCCAGTAGAGAATGAAGCACAGCACGCTGGCCAGCGGATAAAGCAGCAGCGGCCAGATACTCTGCCCCTCTGCCAGCCAGCGCAGAGCGCCAAACGCGGGCAGGCTGCATAGGGCAGCGAAGATCACTAGCTTGGCGGCTGGATTACGCAGTGCACCCGATGTCTGGCGGGTATTGCGTGCATGTGGTTTGGCTGCGCGCCCGGCCGCGGCCGGGGGCTTACGGGACGGTGCGGCAGCCCGCGGCTTGACGCGAATCTGCGGCTGATCGATGGCCAGCTCACCCGAAAGGCGCAGATGCTCGGCACGCAAACGCCCCTTTTCGTCACGCCCGGCGACGAACATCACCTGATCACCGGCGCTAGGTCGGCGATCACCGCGCATCGCCGAGATGTGCGCGAAGACCTCGACACCGCCCGCAGCGGGCTGAATGAAGCCGAAGCCCTTGTCGTCGTTCCAGCTCTTGATTCGGCCGGCCTGTTCCTTGGTCTGCATAGGTCTTCCCTGTCTGGCAAGGCAATCAGCCTTCTGCCGTGCTCCAGTCGATCCAGCCGAATTGCCAAGTCGCCAGGATCACCAGACCAAAAGCGATCCGGTACCAGGCAAACACCGCGTAGCTGTGGTTGGCGATAAATACCAGCAGCGCGCGCACGGTAATCATGGCAACCACAAAAGTCGTCACGAAACCGATGGCGAACATCGGCAGATCGCTCCACTGCAGGATGTCGCGGTATTTGTAGAGCGAGTATACGGTGGCTGCGACCATGGTCGGCATGGCCAGAAAGAACGAGAACTCGGTGGCTGCTTTGCGCGACAGGCCAAACAACAGGCCGCCGATGATGGTCGAACCAGAGCGCGATGTACCCGGAATGAGTGCCAGGCACTGGGCGAAACCGACCTTGAGGGCCAGCTTCCAGTCCATGTCATCGACCGACTCCGCGACGATGCGGTGCTGGCGTTTCTCCGCCCAGAGCATGATCACGCCGCCGATAACCAAGGCCGCACTGACGGTGATCGGGTTGAACAGCCAGTGCTCGATGATATCGGCGAACAGCAGACCGAGGATCACCGCAGGAATGAAGGCAACCAACACGTTTACCGTGAAGCGCCGCGCCATGGGATCACTGCCCAGGCCGGTGACCACCGACGTGATGCGCTGACGAAACTCCCACATCACCGCCAGGATCGCGCCGAGCTGGATGATGATCTTGAATGCCGTGGCGCGCTCACCATTGAACGACAGCAGATCGCCAACGACGATCAGGTGACCCGTGCTGGAAATGGGCAGAAATTCAGTGAGGCCTTCAACGATACCCAGGATCAGCGCCTGAAAAGCGAGCCAACTGTCCATCAGAACTCCTACGGATGTGCCAGACAGGCTGGCTGGAAAGGGGATGATTCTCGGACTGGAGTGGCTGGTGTAGGTTCCAGCATGGCCGAAAAAAGCGGCAGTTATAAAGCAGTTGTTTTCAATTTCAAACCGCTATCACTGCAATCCCTCGAATTGCCGCCATAACGCACCGTACTGTGTCGAGACGCCTCGA
Coding sequences:
- a CDS encoding MmcQ/YjbR family DNA-binding protein, with protein sequence MTREELVAFCLQLPGARVDYKWGSNQVFSVAHNKMFAIVDFLGDNLAFKVDDALFLGFTDRPGVRPAPYLARAHWISMNGSQQPMGDVELRELLTRSHQLVVRRLPKKQQVGLLLDL
- a CDS encoding DUF1294 domain-containing protein translates to MQTKEQAGRIKSWNDDKGFGFIQPAAGGVEVFAHISAMRGDRRPSAGDQVMFVAGRDEKGRLRAEHLRLSGELAIDQPQIRVKPRAAAPSRKPPAAAGRAAKPHARNTRQTSGALRNPAAKLVIFAALCSLPAFGALRWLAEGQSIWPLLLYPLASVLCFILYWSDKSSAQRGRQRIAENTLHLVELAGGWPGALLAQQAFRHKTRKLSYQLLFWIIVVLHQLFWADQVLLAGAYTSGRLGGLL
- a CDS encoding undecaprenyl-diphosphate phosphatase, whose protein sequence is MDSWLAFQALILGIVEGLTEFLPISSTGHLIVVGDLLSFNGERATAFKIIIQLGAILAVMWEFRQRITSVVTGLGSDPMARRFTVNVLVAFIPAVILGLLFADIIEHWLFNPITVSAALVIGGVIMLWAEKRQHRIVAESVDDMDWKLALKVGFAQCLALIPGTSRSGSTIIGGLLFGLSRKAATEFSFFLAMPTMVAATVYSLYKYRDILQWSDLPMFAIGFVTTFVVAMITVRALLVFIANHSYAVFAWYRIAFGLVILATWQFGWIDWSTAEG